The window TGGTTGTGCATATGCTAAAGGCCGACGCCATGGCCGCCCTTGGTGCCGAGCGTGGGCAAAGCGTGCCCCTTACGGCCTGAAAGGGGAACAACCGGAAGAACTGTTACAGGTTGATGTTCTGCATGTCCGCCTGTTGCCTAGCGCGACGGTTTATCACTTCACTGCCTGGGACTGAGCACCACGGTGGAGCGTGGGTCAGGTTTACAGCCGTGTCACTAGCCGCTATGCAGCGGATTTTCTCAGCCACCTTATAACTAGGTGTCCTTTCCCAATTCGGGCCATTCAAATCGACGGTGGTTCAGAGTTTAAAGGTGAATTTGAGCAGGTCTGCCAGAAGGCCAACATTACGCTTTATGCGTTACCTCCGAAACGATCTCAACGTAATGGCGGGAACAAATTCATCACTGCCTTCGTCTTCATCAGGTATTGAAATATAGGACGCCTGCCGAGTATATTCGAAGTGCTGGTTATGGGGTTCCTCATGTTTCAGTGTCTCAAATGTATTGAACTCGGACAGATATTGTCTCAAAATGGAATTATATGGTATGATTCTCCCTAACAACACCCGCCAAGGCTATGCTCGCAAGAGTATCCTCAAACCGGCGGGTTACTTTCTTGGGGCTAAGTCATGAGCTACCCCAAGCCACCAACCAAACTTTCTGAGCAGTTGGAGCTGCTTTCCCACCGAGGCATGCGCCTGACTGAACAGGCGGAACACTATCTCTCCCATATCGGCTACTACCGACTGCGCGGCTATTGGATTCCCTTTGAAGATCCAAGTGCGCCTGATGGTGATCATCGTTTCCAGTCCGGCACAACATTTGACGATGTACTTAATCTCTATATTTTCGACCGGGAGCTGAGATTACTGGTCATTGATGCTATTGAGCGCATAGAAGTCTCCGTTCGCAACCAGTGGCAGAATGTTTTGGGTTTGGAACACGGCGCTCACGCCTATCTGAAATCCGAACTATTTCATAGCGCTCGACAGTACGGGCGTTGTCTGGCCGAGCTGTCCAGCGAATATGAGCGCAGCAAAGAAACCCATATCAAACATTACAGGAAGAAGTATGAGAAAAGTGGCGTTCCCGATCTGCCGCCCATCTGGTCAGCAGTAGAAATCATGACTCTGGGTCAGTTTTCCCATTGGCTGTCCAACCTCAAGCCCAAATCTCTCAAGGGCAAGATTGCAAAGCCTTACGGCCTTGATGAAGCCGTTCTCTGTTCCTTTTTGCACCATCTGACCGTCATTCGCAATATTTGTGCTCATCATGCCCGCCTGTGGAATCGTTCCATGACGATTACCATGCAGTTGCCACGTACCAAACCCAAACAGTTGGCAAAAGTGATTGACCATGGTACTGATCCCAATCAGGCGCCCCGAAAAATCTACAACACTTTCGTCATGATCGCATGGTTCATGGACTGTATCTGCTCTGATAACCACTTCAGACAGCGGCTGATCCATCTGATCGACAAACATGGCGTTGATACCGGGGCGATGGGCTTTCCCGATGGATGGCACTCGATGGCGTTCTGGCAGCAAACAGAGGATAAGGAGGGGACATGACCACAGATGACATCATTCAGCGGATTCAGAGGCTAGAAGAAAGTGGGCAAACATCCGCGAACGTGCTTATCAGCATCAAGCCCAATGGCCGAGTATGCTTCCATCTGATGCACCTGAGGTGGTAGATGGGACATTAGGGACACTGGTCAGAATATCCCAGCGCATCAGCCAAACTTCAAGTAGTGGTAGAGCCCTCAAACTGGCTATCTCAAGCGCCACTCAACAACTGATTAGTGCCGAACAACAGCTTGATCAACTTTCAAGAAATAATCAATGGAATCAGCTTGTTAACCTCATAAACAGCCTATCAGCAGTATCATCCGCTATCTACGGCATCTATATCCTGAGCAGCCAAGATGGCCAAGATGCCATAAAAGAGGCATGCGCTCAGCTAACCGATGAGCTGACAAATCTAGAAGCGCTTCATGAGAAATTGAAAGAAATTGAGCAGCATGCATCGAAGCTGGAACAGTCGCTTGAAGAAGCTGTTGCCAAGGCTGATCAGAATAAGGAGGCTGCCACCCAGCATGCAGAACAGGCCGAGAAATGGTCGGAACAGGCTGAAGAGTTTAGAAATTCCGCTGAAATTGCTGCACAAGGTGCACGGGAACATGAGCAGACAATAACTGAATTGGCAGACCAGGCGGAGCAACTCGCACAAGATATTGACAAGCGTATAAACGCATCACAACAAGCGCAAGAAAAACTTGAAACTTTGACAAAAGAAGCACAAGAAATTCGTGCAACTCTGGAATCACTCTTGCCGGGGGCAACAGCAGCCGGACTTGCTAACGCCTACAGGCAGAGCAAGATTAACATTGAGGAGAGAATGAAAAAACTGTTCACACAGTTTTACTGGGGTCTGTTTGCTCTAATGGTAACTATTACATTAGGGCATTGGATTTTGCCTCCGTTACCCAGTGAGCCTATTGCACTGATGCTCCAGCTTCTTACTCGCGGGATGCTGGCAGCCCCCGCGATTTGGTTTACCTGGGTCGTAGCTCGGCAGTATGCCTACCTTTCCCGCCTGCATACTGATTACGGCTTCAAGGAGGCCATGGCCACATCGTTCGAGGGCTTCAGGCGCATGATGGAAGAACTGGATGAAAATGATCATAAAGAGCTGACGGCAGCCCTCTCTGTCAAAGCTATAGAGATTATTAGTTCGGATCCGGACAGGTTGACTGCCTCTTATCACGGCGATGAATCACCTTTTGGATTCATTTGGCGTTCACTGATAGAGCGAATAGCTCCGAACCAAGGGAACAAGGATAATGGCTCATAAAGCAGTATAAACCTAACCCGAAATATAAACCCTCCAGCATAGAGAGGTAGGGGGAGTTCCGGAGTATTCGGATGCAATCCTCTCTGACTTCTGCACACTTCAACGCAGCAAATTGCGTCAGTGGTCGATATTCAAGCGCCTGATGAGCCCGTTCGGAGTTATAGTATAGCTGGAAAAATCAAAGGCCCGTTAAAGGGCCTTTTGTCCTCATCTCCTCTCCTACAGCGGCACACCCAAACGTCGAGCCACTTCTTCGTAACTTTCGATGACGTTACCGAGATCTTGACGGAATCGATCTTTATCCATTTTTTCGCCGGTCGCCTTATCCCACAAACGGCAACCATCGGGTGAGAATTCATCCCCCAACACCACCTCACCCTTGAACCGACCAAACTCTAGCTTGTAATCCACGAGAATGAGGCCCGCATCATCAAAGAGCTTGGTCAGGATATCGTTGACATGGAAGGTCCATTTTTTCATTTCGGCAATTTCGTCTTCGCTCGCCCAGCCGAAAGCACGAATATGGTACTCATTGACCATCGGGTCATGTAACGCATCGTTTTTGTAGAAAAATTCGAATGTGGGCGGTGAGAGTTCTAGGCCTTCTTCAACACCCAAGCGACGACAAAGACTGCCGGCTGCTCGATTGCGTACGACGCACTCGACCGGGATCATCTGCAAGTTTTTCACAAGGCTTTCATTATCCGACAGCAGCTTTTCAAAGTGCGTGGGAATGCCGGCCGCCGCCAATTTCTGCATGATAAAGGCGTTGAACTTGTTATTCACTTCGCCCTTACGCGCCAATGAGGCACGCTTGGTGCCATCGAATGCCGACGCATCATTGCGGAATTCCAGAATCAGAAAGTCCGGATTGTCCGTCTCATAAACCGATTTTGCTTTACCTTGATATAGAAGTTGACCTTTTTTCATTGCCTCTCAGGCTCCCGCCTCACTGTTGTTTGGAAAATGCTTGTTCAAGCAACTGGTATATCTTCGTCAGCTGCGCAAGCGGAATTTCTTTTTCACCCTCCTCATCCAACCATTTGATCATGGTCACATCTTGACGATCCGATAACTGGACTCGATATTCCCGCTTAGGCAAAACACTATCTTCGTCATCCGAAAAAAGTGACGCCAGCCAGCTCTTTTGTTCTCCTTGATATTCGACGTCCATCGTACCAAGCGCAGCATCCTTTTTGAGAATCTTAAACCCAAGCTCGGGCAGAACTCGGGTCAATCGCCCCCACACAATATTGTAGTCGGCTTCCGCGATCAGTGCTGGCCGATCGTCATTGTCATGGTGTAATTTCAAAGAAATAGGACGCTTCGAGTTATTCAGCCTTGCCAAGATGCGTCGATCCTGTTGCTCCGCCCAGTCACCCAGAAACTGATTCATAAACAGTTTCGTTCTCTCTGAGCTCATTGGCGCGCTTTGCCACTGTTCCGCATCATACAGCAACACTTCGTGTGCGACGGGCTGAACGGTCAATAAACGCTGCGTACCCTGCTCACTTCCGCGCAGAACAAATCGATAGCGATCGCGAACTTTTTGGGGCGACTCCGAACCAAACAAGGTATCCCACCAACTACTTCTGTCTTCAACTATCCAGTCTGTCTCGATGATGGCCTGCTTGCGATCCTCTCTTGCAATCCGATACCCCCGACGCTCCATAAAATCCTTAATCGCCTGCCAAATTTCAATTTCACGATAATCAAACCACACGGTTGGGCCGCCATATTCATCTGACTTGACAACCCCAATGCCTTTGCCCACAGCCAAAAGCAGGGTCGGTGGTTTGTCTGACAAATGCTCGCCAACCGGTGCATTATTTTGCGCTTTCGTTTCA is drawn from Gammaproteobacteria bacterium and contains these coding sequences:
- a CDS encoding Abi family protein — translated: MSYPKPPTKLSEQLELLSHRGMRLTEQAEHYLSHIGYYRLRGYWIPFEDPSAPDGDHRFQSGTTFDDVLNLYIFDRELRLLVIDAIERIEVSVRNQWQNVLGLEHGAHAYLKSELFHSARQYGRCLAELSSEYERSKETHIKHYRKKYEKSGVPDLPPIWSAVEIMTLGQFSHWLSNLKPKSLKGKIAKPYGLDEAVLCSFLHHLTVIRNICAHHARLWNRSMTITMQLPRTKPKQLAKVIDHGTDPNQAPRKIYNTFVMIAWFMDCICSDNHFRQRLIHLIDKHGVDTGAMGFPDGWHSMAFWQQTEDKEGT
- a CDS encoding phosphoribosylaminoimidazolesuccinocarboxamide synthase, with protein sequence MKKGQLLYQGKAKSVYETDNPDFLILEFRNDASAFDGTKRASLARKGEVNNKFNAFIMQKLAAAGIPTHFEKLLSDNESLVKNLQMIPVECVVRNRAAGSLCRRLGVEEGLELSPPTFEFFYKNDALHDPMVNEYHIRAFGWASEDEIAEMKKWTFHVNDILTKLFDDAGLILVDYKLEFGRFKGEVVLGDEFSPDGCRLWDKATGEKMDKDRFRQDLGNVIESYEEVARRLGVPL
- the bamC gene encoding outer membrane protein assembly factor BamC, encoding MSKQMTKTIGGLFLLTSVNLMAGCSVFQTDDHAVDPEFAYVDAHLDKALAIPEGLDAPQVRDEYPVPETKAQNNAPVGEHLSDKPPTLLLAVGKGIGVVKSDEYGGPTVWFDYREIEIWQAIKDFMERRGYRIAREDRKQAIIETDWIVEDRSSWWDTLFGSESPQKVRDRYRFVLRGSEQGTQRLLTVQPVAHEVLLYDAEQWQSAPMSSERTKLFMNQFLGDWAEQQDRRILARLNNSKRPISLKLHHDNDDRPALIAEADYNIVWGRLTRVLPELGFKILKKDAALGTMDVEYQGEQKSWLASLFSDDEDSVLPKREYRVQLSDRQDVTMIKWLDEEGEKEIPLAQLTKIYQLLEQAFSKQQ